One Antiquaquibacter oligotrophicus genomic region harbors:
- a CDS encoding M23 family metallopeptidase translates to MLRPLAFTAAAALGATMMMPAIAFSEPEDATLTEAGGWTPPPQRVTVDDYEETPLARDGYTVEMPKPPEPDPLPIVSVTPIAGLLTTWPCSAPVNDGFGPRGSGMHNGIDIMCSHGTQLVASAPGVVVEVELGGSWGQYIKIDHGGVATLYSHLIEGSPTVAVGQVVAAGEPIGLVGDSGNASVAHCHFEVWVSGVRVDPMPWLP, encoded by the coding sequence GTGCTTCGCCCACTCGCCTTCACCGCGGCCGCCGCTCTCGGCGCGACCATGATGATGCCGGCGATCGCCTTCTCCGAGCCCGAGGACGCCACACTGACTGAGGCTGGGGGGTGGACGCCACCCCCGCAGCGCGTCACCGTGGATGACTACGAGGAGACTCCGCTAGCGCGTGACGGCTACACGGTGGAGATGCCGAAGCCGCCCGAGCCTGACCCCTTGCCCATCGTGTCGGTCACCCCCATCGCCGGTCTGCTCACGACGTGGCCCTGTTCGGCACCCGTCAACGACGGCTTCGGCCCGCGCGGAAGCGGCATGCATAACGGCATCGACATCATGTGCAGTCACGGCACCCAGCTGGTCGCGTCGGCCCCGGGTGTTGTAGTCGAAGTCGAACTCGGGGGCAGCTGGGGTCAGTACATCAAGATCGATCACGGTGGTGTGGCGACCCTGTACTCGCACCTCATCGAAGGCTCACCCACCGTTGCCGTTGGCCAGGTTGTGGCGGCAGGGGAACCGATCGGACTCGTCGGTGACAGCGGAAATGCCTCGGTGGCGCACTGCCACTTCGAGGTGTGGGTCAGCGGCGTGCGCGTCGACCCCATGCCGTGGTTGCCGTAA
- a CDS encoding DUF7059 domain-containing protein, which yields MQRELLGRLRDDLAAADYSVDGIRALWGGDAAAALHRGHRIPALRALRDQTSARATLASAFVLGLPVAPDELDSALPSLGLAGANTLGLVDDGGAPLLDLRPYSVVDGQGVASWWIASDLGELALGHAIPEHHVLGVGGASTTLSGLMIDRPARSALDLGTGCGIQALHLARHAEHVVATDISQRALDLAAMNAVLNDIDSIEFRLGSLFEPVVGEQFDHIVSNPPFVITPRSTGIPAYEYRDGGMVGDALVATVIAGLREHLRPGGFAQLLGNWEYGAVPGLERAGEWADATNLAYWIVERERQSAAEYAETWIRDGGTAAGPDFDIWYDAWLDDFSRRGVTSVGFGYLAFRAPEQSGATPLRRAEEYGGPLGGSLGDHIQHVFAAHDWLETTDLLQATLTVAGDVTEERHYWPGAEDPTVMLLRQGSGFARSVPVGTAIAAVVGACDGDLPVGVICAAVADLMGVDYGQLTAEILPPLRELVVTGFLLP from the coding sequence GTGCAACGCGAACTCCTCGGACGACTCCGAGATGACCTGGCGGCGGCGGATTACAGTGTGGACGGCATCCGCGCGCTGTGGGGTGGGGATGCCGCGGCGGCACTCCATCGAGGTCACCGCATCCCCGCTTTACGTGCCCTGCGCGACCAGACGTCGGCTCGTGCAACCCTCGCGTCCGCGTTTGTGCTCGGCCTTCCCGTAGCGCCCGACGAGCTCGACTCTGCCCTCCCGAGCCTCGGGCTGGCGGGAGCCAACACGCTGGGGCTCGTCGATGACGGGGGTGCTCCGCTCCTCGACCTCCGACCGTACAGCGTTGTCGACGGTCAGGGCGTTGCCAGTTGGTGGATCGCGTCCGACCTCGGTGAGCTCGCGCTCGGGCACGCTATCCCGGAGCACCACGTGCTCGGTGTGGGCGGAGCATCCACCACCCTCAGTGGGCTCATGATCGATCGACCTGCGCGATCGGCTCTGGATCTGGGCACCGGGTGCGGGATCCAAGCACTCCACCTGGCCCGGCACGCCGAACACGTCGTCGCTACCGACATTTCTCAGCGAGCCCTGGACCTCGCGGCGATGAATGCCGTGCTGAACGACATCGACTCGATCGAGTTTCGGCTCGGTAGTCTCTTCGAGCCTGTCGTCGGAGAGCAGTTCGACCACATCGTCTCCAACCCGCCCTTCGTGATCACTCCGCGCTCGACTGGGATTCCCGCGTACGAGTACCGCGACGGCGGAATGGTCGGGGATGCACTCGTCGCCACCGTCATCGCGGGTCTGCGGGAGCACCTGCGGCCAGGGGGCTTCGCACAACTTCTCGGCAACTGGGAGTACGGCGCGGTCCCGGGTCTCGAGCGTGCGGGGGAGTGGGCGGATGCCACGAACCTCGCCTACTGGATCGTGGAGCGCGAACGTCAGTCCGCCGCCGAGTACGCCGAGACGTGGATTCGTGATGGCGGCACCGCGGCGGGCCCGGACTTCGACATCTGGTATGACGCCTGGCTCGACGATTTCTCTCGCCGCGGGGTGACGAGCGTTGGCTTCGGGTACCTCGCCTTCCGGGCACCGGAGCAGTCGGGCGCTACGCCGCTGAGGCGCGCGGAGGAGTACGGAGGGCCTCTGGGCGGTTCCCTGGGTGACCACATCCAGCACGTGTTCGCCGCCCACGATTGGCTGGAGACCACCGACCTGCTTCAGGCCACGCTGACCGTCGCGGGCGATGTGACGGAGGAGCGCCACTATTGGCCGGGGGCTGAGGATCCGACGGTGATGCTGCTGCGGCAGGGTTCGGGTTTCGCTCGAAGTGTTCCTGTCGGAACGGCGATTGCGGCCGTCGTCGGCGCGTGTGACGGCGACCTTCCCGTCGGGGTGATTTGTGCGGCCGTGGCCGACCTGATGGGCGTGGATTATGGCCAGTTGACGGCCGAGATTCTGCCCCCACTTCGGGAGCTCGTTGTGACGGGATTTCTACTGCCGTAG
- a CDS encoding EXPERA domain-containing protein encodes MTDATLPNLPLRARPIDIVFAVFFTLFIVTSCIADMLPTLGVDFSRPTGNFLVDSNYWYAHDADPLFMHPPVWMRIVTGLSAFVYMLFYLVLVPALIKGWNWIQLPAVIYATMIASITGIVVFGVEFFGEPEFRTGNPAKFLAFNLPYVIVPLLLLIRMRKPLPFTRKF; translated from the coding sequence GTGACGGATGCAACGCTGCCCAATCTTCCGCTTCGCGCGCGCCCGATCGACATCGTGTTCGCGGTGTTCTTCACCCTGTTCATCGTCACGTCGTGCATCGCGGATATGCTGCCCACTCTCGGCGTCGATTTCAGCAGGCCCACGGGCAATTTCCTGGTCGACTCGAACTACTGGTACGCGCACGACGCAGACCCACTCTTTATGCATCCGCCCGTCTGGATGCGCATCGTCACGGGGCTGTCCGCATTTGTGTACATGCTCTTTTACCTGGTGCTCGTTCCGGCCCTCATCAAGGGTTGGAACTGGATCCAGCTGCCCGCCGTGATCTACGCGACGATGATCGCGTCAATCACGGGCATCGTCGTCTTCGGTGTCGAGTTCTTCGGCGAGCCGGAGTTTCGCACCGGCAACCCCGCGAAGTTTCTCGCGTTCAATCTGCCCTACGTGATCGTGCCGCTGCTGCTTCTCATCCGCATGCGCAAGCCACTGCCCTTCACGCGAAAGTTCTAG
- a CDS encoding LLM class F420-dependent oxidoreductase, with the protein MDFRIFTEPQYGASYEDQLQLALTAERLGFGGYFRSDHYSTMSKHRDALPGPTDSWVTLAGLARETSTIRLGTLVSSATFRLPGILAIEVAQVDAMSGGRVELGLGTGWFEAEHRQYGIPFPGKRFGPFEEQLEIVTGLWGTPVGERFSYAGEHYTLEDSPALPKPTQQHVPLIVGGAGAKKTPALAARFADEFNSWRAEPEVTRERIARVREACEALGRDPESMVFSIAGTTAVGPTEAEFARRADVTGQSTSDLRASGFGGSASEVLDVLGGLQELGVSRVYLQVHDFADHEQLEYIASEILPALQ; encoded by the coding sequence ATGGACTTCCGCATCTTCACCGAACCGCAGTACGGCGCCAGCTACGAGGATCAGCTACAGCTCGCGCTCACCGCCGAGCGTCTCGGGTTCGGCGGATACTTCCGCTCAGACCACTACTCGACGATGAGCAAACACCGCGATGCATTGCCCGGGCCCACCGATTCGTGGGTGACGTTGGCGGGGCTGGCGCGCGAGACGAGCACGATCCGACTGGGCACGCTCGTGTCATCCGCGACCTTCCGGCTGCCGGGAATCCTCGCCATCGAGGTCGCCCAGGTTGATGCGATGTCGGGTGGGCGCGTCGAGCTTGGACTCGGCACGGGTTGGTTCGAGGCAGAGCATCGGCAGTACGGCATACCGTTCCCCGGGAAGCGGTTCGGGCCGTTCGAGGAGCAGCTGGAGATCGTCACCGGGCTGTGGGGAACACCCGTCGGTGAACGATTCAGCTACGCGGGAGAGCACTACACACTCGAGGACTCGCCTGCCCTCCCGAAGCCGACACAACAGCACGTCCCCCTTATCGTCGGCGGTGCCGGCGCGAAAAAGACCCCGGCCCTGGCGGCGCGTTTCGCCGACGAGTTCAACTCGTGGCGCGCCGAGCCCGAGGTCACCCGGGAACGCATCGCTCGGGTGCGGGAAGCGTGTGAGGCTCTCGGCCGCGACCCGGAGTCGATGGTGTTCTCGATTGCGGGCACGACGGCGGTCGGCCCGACCGAGGCCGAGTTCGCGCGGCGGGCGGATGTCACGGGGCAGAGCACCTCGGATCTTCGAGCATCCGGGTTCGGCGGTTCGGCATCCGAAGTCCTCGACGTTCTCGGTGGGTTGCAGGAGCTCGGGGTGTCACGCGTGTACCTCCAAGTGCATGACTTTGCCGACCACGAGCAACTGGAGTACATCGCCTCCGAGATCCTGCCCGCCCTCCAGTAG
- a CDS encoding sugar porter family MFS transporter yields MSAATPTNRKVIGLAIAGAVGGFLFGFDSSVVNGAVDAIRSDFSLGAALTGFAVAVALLGCAVGAVLAGRLADRLGRVPVMLIGSVLFIASAIGAAFAGGVADLILWRVIGGLGIGIASVIAPAYIAEISPSDMRGRLGSLQQLAITVGIFAALLSDAVFADAAGGATEVIAGLDAWRWMFLVGVVPGVVYGVLALRLPESPRYLVLKGHEAKARVVFEKYWPGQDADAAIGDIRDSLAKDAEAKRTGTLLSPRTGLKPIVWIGIALSVFQQFVGINVIFYYSTELWSSVGFPESASFGISVATGIVNIAVTLVAIALVDRVGRRPILLTGSLGMAVSLGVMALAFSQATVTSDGPQLEGAWGPVALVAANIFVIAFGVSWGPLVWVLLGEIFPNSIRAKALGVAAGAQWIANFVVTVSFPSLSAFSLPLTYGAYAIFAALSFLFVLRLIPETKGTSLEDADTLLDRGARSGGADPRHTVSA; encoded by the coding sequence GTGTCCGCAGCCACACCCACGAACCGTAAGGTCATCGGACTCGCGATCGCTGGTGCGGTCGGCGGCTTCCTTTTCGGGTTCGATTCGTCTGTCGTCAACGGGGCAGTCGATGCCATCCGCAGCGACTTCTCGCTCGGTGCCGCGCTCACCGGTTTCGCCGTGGCCGTCGCCCTCCTCGGCTGTGCCGTGGGCGCCGTGCTCGCTGGCCGCCTGGCCGACCGACTCGGTCGTGTGCCCGTCATGCTCATCGGTTCCGTGCTCTTCATTGCGAGCGCGATCGGAGCGGCATTCGCCGGTGGCGTCGCCGACCTCATCCTGTGGCGTGTGATCGGAGGCCTCGGCATCGGAATCGCGTCGGTGATCGCGCCCGCCTACATCGCCGAGATCTCGCCGTCCGATATGCGCGGGCGCCTCGGTTCGCTCCAGCAGTTGGCGATCACCGTCGGTATTTTCGCGGCGCTCCTCTCCGATGCGGTGTTTGCCGATGCCGCCGGGGGAGCCACCGAGGTCATCGCCGGTCTCGATGCGTGGCGATGGATGTTCCTGGTCGGGGTCGTTCCGGGTGTCGTGTACGGCGTCCTCGCACTCCGGCTTCCCGAATCGCCGAGATACCTCGTGCTCAAGGGACACGAGGCGAAAGCTCGGGTTGTGTTCGAGAAGTACTGGCCAGGGCAGGACGCGGATGCTGCGATCGGAGACATCCGTGACTCCCTCGCCAAGGATGCCGAGGCCAAACGCACCGGAACGCTCCTCTCACCCCGCACGGGCCTGAAACCGATCGTGTGGATCGGCATCGCACTCTCGGTGTTCCAGCAGTTCGTGGGAATCAACGTGATTTTCTACTACTCGACGGAGCTGTGGTCGTCGGTCGGTTTCCCGGAGTCGGCCTCGTTCGGCATCTCGGTGGCGACGGGGATCGTCAACATCGCGGTGACACTCGTGGCGATTGCGCTCGTCGACCGGGTCGGTCGGCGCCCCATCCTTCTCACGGGCTCGCTCGGCATGGCGGTTTCCCTCGGTGTGATGGCTCTCGCCTTCAGCCAAGCGACGGTGACAAGCGACGGCCCGCAGCTCGAGGGTGCCTGGGGGCCCGTGGCCCTCGTTGCCGCAAACATTTTTGTGATCGCCTTCGGAGTGTCGTGGGGACCACTCGTGTGGGTTCTTCTCGGCGAGATCTTCCCGAACTCGATCCGCGCCAAGGCTCTCGGGGTCGCCGCCGGAGCCCAGTGGATCGCCAACTTCGTTGTCACCGTGAGCTTCCCCTCACTCTCCGCCTTCTCGCTACCGCTGACGTACGGTGCGTATGCGATATTCGCCGCACTGTCGTTCCTTTTTGTGCTGCGCCTCATCCCGGAGACGAAGGGAACGAGCCTCGAGGATGCCGACACGCTCCTCGACCGCGGTGCGCGCTCCGGTGGTGCTGATCCGCGTCATACAGTGTCTGCATGA
- a CDS encoding alkaline phosphatase family protein, with protein sequence MTDETPQKDDTPTGPSRRAFLRSAAVGVGGFAAGAAAAGGIAAAVNSTRAPAGFDPLEPRHEPGFDHVVTVMYENRSFDNILGYLYGVDEKSGSSDFDGLAQGSYSNPGPQGDSVPAHPYSGSTDEIMRHPQPDPGETYPHVNTQLFGIIDPKTNAELHEHPLAAPYNAPKPGDKPDMSGFVKDYIVNYKRIKKGADPSSDEYAVAMGSFTPEMLPVFSAIAKGFAVFDAWYCGVPSQTFCNRSFFHASTSHGFVTNKDLGGYDKWIDAPAEPTIFNRLEEAGLSWRVYYDVDQMVSFTGVLHAPVLQQYWKSNFRSMEQFFDDVEKGNLPAYSFIEPRMVFNHNDMHPPVGVLREGDEDGVEVFNGALSDVRAGEALLHSIYSALRTADSDTGSNAMNTALLVTFDEHGGTYDHVAPPTAVPPTQDAPEGEMGFRFDRLGCRVPAILVSAYTAAGTVIHDEMHHGSLIASLNRLHGLSPLTRRDATANTFLNAVNLSTPRQPWEWPITHPQYLPTNPESVPQPSDKHKKRELSAPAQGLLGLLLAKYEPDVPVPQTYGDAYDVLVKHGKGLFGDRD encoded by the coding sequence ATGACCGACGAGACACCGCAGAAGGACGACACGCCAACAGGCCCGTCGCGCCGAGCCTTCCTACGGTCGGCAGCGGTCGGGGTCGGCGGGTTTGCTGCGGGTGCTGCCGCCGCTGGCGGCATCGCGGCCGCAGTCAACTCGACGCGTGCGCCCGCGGGTTTCGACCCCCTGGAGCCGCGACACGAGCCGGGCTTCGATCATGTCGTGACGGTGATGTACGAGAACCGTTCCTTCGACAACATCCTGGGGTACCTGTACGGGGTTGACGAGAAGTCTGGTTCCTCGGACTTCGACGGACTCGCGCAGGGCAGCTATTCCAATCCCGGGCCACAGGGAGATTCGGTTCCCGCCCACCCGTACAGCGGCAGCACCGACGAGATCATGCGCCACCCCCAGCCCGACCCGGGGGAGACCTACCCGCACGTCAATACACAGCTGTTCGGAATCATCGACCCGAAGACCAACGCCGAGCTCCACGAGCATCCGCTCGCTGCCCCCTACAACGCGCCGAAGCCCGGCGACAAACCCGACATGTCGGGGTTCGTCAAGGACTACATCGTCAACTACAAGCGCATCAAGAAAGGCGCAGACCCCTCATCCGATGAATACGCGGTGGCGATGGGGTCCTTCACGCCAGAGATGTTGCCGGTGTTCAGCGCGATTGCCAAGGGTTTCGCGGTTTTTGACGCCTGGTACTGCGGCGTTCCCTCGCAAACCTTCTGCAACCGGTCGTTTTTTCACGCCTCGACGTCGCACGGTTTCGTCACGAACAAGGATCTGGGCGGTTACGACAAGTGGATCGATGCTCCGGCGGAGCCCACGATCTTCAACCGGCTCGAGGAGGCCGGGCTCAGTTGGCGGGTGTACTACGACGTGGATCAGATGGTCTCGTTCACCGGTGTCCTGCATGCGCCGGTGTTGCAGCAGTACTGGAAGTCCAACTTCCGCAGCATGGAACAGTTCTTCGACGACGTCGAGAAGGGCAATCTTCCGGCCTACTCGTTCATCGAACCTCGGATGGTTTTCAACCACAACGACATGCACCCACCGGTCGGCGTTCTCCGCGAGGGTGATGAGGACGGCGTCGAAGTCTTCAACGGCGCCCTCTCCGACGTACGCGCGGGGGAGGCTCTTCTCCACTCCATCTACTCGGCACTGCGCACCGCTGATTCTGACACCGGCTCCAACGCCATGAACACAGCGCTGCTCGTCACCTTCGACGAGCACGGCGGTACCTACGATCACGTCGCACCCCCGACGGCGGTTCCCCCAACGCAGGACGCTCCGGAAGGGGAGATGGGCTTCCGATTCGACAGACTCGGATGCCGTGTGCCCGCGATCCTCGTGAGCGCCTACACCGCCGCCGGAACGGTCATCCACGACGAAATGCACCACGGCTCGCTTATCGCGTCCCTCAATCGTCTCCACGGCCTGAGCCCCTTGACGAGGCGGGATGCGACGGCCAATACCTTCCTCAATGCGGTGAACCTTTCGACTCCACGGCAGCCGTGGGAATGGCCGATCACCCACCCGCAGTACCTTCCGACAAACCCGGAAAGCGTTCCGCAGCCGAGCGACAAACACAAAAAGCGCGAGCTGTCGGCGCCCGCTCAGGGCTTACTCGGGCTGTTGCTGGCCAAGTACGAACCCGACGTTCCGGTGCCGCAGACGTACGGCGACGCCTACGACGTGCTGGTCAAACACGGTAAGGGTCTGTTCGGCGATCGGGACTAG
- a CDS encoding VanZ family protein, giving the protein MIRRRHLLVLVAFLYIGMLVGLTFVPGATSGRQWWWLPVVLFMPVGFLLTLMMGRRRWWVAIGFGVLGAAWVEAAQTIWMPDGSASVLDIVLSSIGAVLGVVIGVIVISARLESIRSHAVPSIVPQAGSRGIPQD; this is encoded by the coding sequence ATGATCCGGCGCCGACACCTGCTTGTGCTCGTCGCCTTCCTCTACATCGGCATGCTCGTGGGGCTCACTTTCGTGCCGGGTGCGACGTCGGGACGTCAGTGGTGGTGGCTTCCCGTAGTCCTCTTTATGCCGGTCGGGTTCCTGCTCACGCTCATGATGGGCCGTCGTCGCTGGTGGGTTGCCATCGGTTTTGGTGTGCTCGGGGCCGCGTGGGTTGAAGCCGCTCAGACCATTTGGATGCCGGACGGTTCGGCATCGGTCCTCGATATCGTGCTTTCCAGCATCGGGGCCGTGCTCGGCGTTGTCATCGGTGTGATCGTGATCTCGGCGCGGCTCGAATCCATTCGTTCACATGCTGTTCCCAGCATCGTCCCGCAGGCTGGAAGTCGGGGAATTCCCCAGGACTAG
- a CDS encoding DUF3097 domain-containing protein: MTDDRYGPDVLAGFSRRGTEKPRVVPISHGLVLEDPASGFTGAVVTFGGGLVHLEDRGGGVRTFPASAEFLVDGKRVTLGRPVAAAPAQRRTASGSFAVEDARARVALPSRIYVEGRHDAELVERVWGDDLRVEGVVVEYLEGIDHLERVLEDFRPAPDRRAGVLVDHLVPGSKESRIAEAVQRRFSSVLVVGHPYIDVWQAVKPARLGLTAWPTVERGTEWKHGVCEALGWPHADQADIARAWQLILSKVDSYTDLEPSLLARVEELIDFVTLP, translated from the coding sequence GTGACCGACGACCGCTACGGACCTGACGTCCTCGCCGGGTTCTCCCGTCGAGGCACCGAGAAGCCGCGTGTTGTGCCGATCTCGCACGGGCTCGTACTCGAGGATCCGGCATCCGGATTCACCGGTGCCGTCGTCACGTTCGGCGGTGGGCTCGTCCATCTCGAGGATCGCGGCGGTGGGGTGCGAACGTTCCCGGCGAGCGCCGAGTTCCTCGTTGACGGCAAACGTGTCACCCTCGGTCGTCCCGTGGCGGCGGCTCCCGCTCAGCGACGGACGGCGTCCGGCTCTTTCGCTGTCGAGGATGCCCGTGCACGTGTTGCACTGCCGAGCCGTATCTACGTCGAGGGTCGCCACGATGCGGAGCTCGTCGAGCGTGTGTGGGGCGACGACCTGCGTGTCGAAGGGGTCGTCGTCGAGTACCTCGAGGGAATCGACCATCTGGAGCGTGTGCTCGAAGACTTCCGCCCCGCTCCCGATCGGCGCGCCGGGGTTCTCGTCGACCACCTCGTTCCCGGGTCGAAGGAGAGCCGCATCGCGGAGGCCGTGCAACGTCGGTTCTCGTCCGTGCTCGTTGTCGGGCATCCGTACATCGATGTCTGGCAAGCGGTGAAACCAGCGCGTCTCGGACTTACGGCGTGGCCGACGGTCGAGCGGGGCACCGAGTGGAAACACGGCGTGTGCGAGGCTCTCGGCTGGCCGCACGCAGACCAGGCCGACATCGCTCGTGCGTGGCAACTCATCCTTTCGAAGGTCGACAGTTACACCGATCTCGAGCCGTCTCTTCTGGCCAGGGTCGAAGAGCTCATCGACTTCGTCACTCTCCCGTGA
- a CDS encoding ECF transporter S component, whose amino-acid sequence MSASTNRFRWRVVDIVIAAVIGVAAGLVFFLWNQVYNPLTAPLEAALPGLQALMYGVWLFAGVLGGLIIRKPGAALFTELVAATVSALLGASWGPLTIEAGLVQGLGAELIFLLFLYRVWSPYVAVLAGAAAGLAMGINDLILWYPGATLGFQVTYAASAIASGAIIAGLGSWLIARGLARTGALDRFASGRENAARV is encoded by the coding sequence ATGTCCGCATCAACCAACCGTTTCCGTTGGCGAGTCGTCGACATCGTCATCGCCGCTGTGATTGGCGTCGCCGCCGGTCTTGTCTTTTTCCTCTGGAACCAGGTTTACAACCCCCTCACCGCACCGCTCGAGGCAGCACTTCCGGGCCTCCAGGCACTCATGTACGGCGTGTGGTTGTTCGCCGGTGTTCTCGGCGGTCTGATCATCCGTAAGCCGGGAGCCGCGCTCTTCACCGAACTCGTCGCCGCGACGGTTTCCGCTCTCCTCGGAGCCTCCTGGGGCCCGCTGACCATCGAAGCCGGTCTCGTGCAGGGACTTGGCGCTGAGCTGATTTTCCTCCTGTTCCTCTACCGCGTGTGGAGCCCGTATGTCGCCGTCCTGGCGGGCGCCGCGGCCGGGCTCGCCATGGGCATCAACGACCTCATCCTCTGGTACCCGGGTGCGACGCTTGGCTTCCAGGTGACCTATGCCGCGTCGGCGATCGCCTCGGGTGCCATCATCGCGGGCCTCGGTTCGTGGCTCATCGCACGCGGTCTGGCGCGCACGGGTGCCCTCGATCGGTTTGCCTCCGGCCGCGAGAACGCCGCGCGCGTGTGA
- a CDS encoding glycosyltransferase — translation MALPSVSIVIPAYNEEDTIRACVLAALHQTVAATEIIVVDNKSTDGTAGVVHALQATYPDAPIHYLRQDTTQGLIPTRNFGLDHATGDVIGRIDADSVLEPTWVEAVQAVFADPEVSASTGPVIYYDMPLRRFGHKADDALRRALVKVTKESHLLFGSNMAIRASAWRQIRHDACMDAADELHEDIDLSLHLHEHGLRIAYSSDMVTGMSARRLDDSPREFYNYVMRFERTYDRHNVRSLTLRAPMAIFLSAYPALKVMREVTQLQR, via the coding sequence ATGGCCTTGCCCAGCGTGTCCATCGTGATCCCTGCATACAACGAGGAAGACACGATCAGGGCCTGCGTGCTCGCCGCGCTTCATCAAACGGTCGCGGCAACCGAGATCATCGTTGTTGACAACAAGTCGACCGATGGCACCGCCGGTGTCGTGCATGCGCTGCAGGCCACCTACCCCGACGCGCCCATTCACTACCTACGTCAGGACACAACCCAGGGTCTGATTCCCACCCGCAACTTCGGTCTCGACCACGCCACGGGTGACGTGATCGGGCGTATCGACGCCGACTCCGTGCTGGAGCCCACGTGGGTGGAAGCAGTGCAGGCCGTTTTCGCTGACCCGGAGGTCTCGGCATCCACGGGTCCGGTCATCTACTACGACATGCCCTTGCGGCGGTTCGGACACAAAGCCGACGACGCGCTGCGACGTGCGCTCGTGAAGGTCACCAAAGAGTCGCACCTGCTCTTCGGGAGCAACATGGCGATCCGTGCGAGCGCGTGGCGCCAGATACGTCACGATGCGTGCATGGATGCAGCGGACGAACTGCACGAGGACATCGACCTGAGCCTTCACCTCCACGAGCACGGCTTGCGTATCGCGTACTCGTCGGACATGGTCACCGGCATGTCTGCTCGTCGTCTGGACGATTCGCCGCGGGAGTTCTACAACTACGTGATGCGTTTTGAGCGCACCTACGATCGCCACAACGTCCGCTCGCTCACGCTGCGCGCCCCGATGGCGATTTTCCTCTCGGCATACCCCGCATTGAAGGTCATGCGTGAGGTCACGCAGCTCCAGCGGTAG
- a CDS encoding M23 family metallopeptidase, whose translation MPQYRRSTRALHRRQVSPYVGLLSLNKRSRALAALACAYAFMSIPALPASATPVALETRAPGQAFLAQAYLPVPAVRDGFGVTEFSLVQWPVPANTTMTSDYGYRNCAGCSSDHKGIDLTPGDGYPIESVADGIVVEAAEDSGGLGVHVVVEHNIDGQVVRTVYAHMRYGSIAHSAGETVARGDQLGLVGNTGASTGSHLHFEVIVDDVQINPLTWLLEHANS comes from the coding sequence TTGCCCCAGTACCGCCGTTCCACCCGTGCTCTGCACCGCCGACAGGTGTCCCCCTACGTCGGGTTGCTCTCTCTCAACAAGCGCAGCAGGGCCCTCGCGGCCCTCGCGTGCGCCTACGCCTTCATGAGCATCCCCGCGCTGCCCGCGTCGGCGACACCTGTCGCCCTCGAGACCCGTGCACCAGGCCAGGCATTTCTCGCCCAGGCGTATCTCCCCGTGCCCGCGGTTCGTGACGGGTTCGGCGTGACGGAGTTCTCCCTCGTACAGTGGCCGGTTCCCGCGAACACGACCATGACGAGCGATTACGGCTACCGCAATTGCGCCGGATGCTCGTCAGACCACAAGGGGATCGATTTGACCCCGGGAGACGGTTACCCAATCGAGTCGGTCGCCGACGGCATTGTCGTCGAAGCGGCCGAAGACAGCGGCGGCCTCGGTGTCCACGTGGTCGTTGAGCACAACATCGACGGTCAGGTCGTGCGCACCGTCTACGCCCACATGCGCTACGGATCGATCGCCCACTCCGCGGGAGAAACCGTGGCTCGCGGGGACCAACTCGGACTGGTGGGAAACACCGGCGCGAGCACGGGATCGCACCTGCACTTCGAGGTGATCGTCGACGACGTTCAGATCAACCCGCTGACATGGCTTCTCGAGCACGCTAATAGCTGA